One segment of Accipiter gentilis chromosome 26, bAccGen1.1, whole genome shotgun sequence DNA contains the following:
- the TLX3 gene encoding T-cell leukemia homeobox protein 3 produces the protein MDPPAGAQGQHQHEPISFGIDQILNSPEQESAPPPPPRGPDGATFLGGPGGRGGAPYPALPAPFPAIAAPFEDSGSYSVNLSLAPAGVIRVPAHRPIPGAVPPPISSAIPAMPAVPSLGSLNFPWMESSRRFVKDRFTAAAALTPFTVTRRIGHPYQNRTPPKRKKPRTSFSRVQICELEKRFHRQKYLASAERAALAKSLKMTDAQVKTWFQNRRTKWRRQTAEEREAERQQASRLMLQLQHDAFQKSLNESIQPDPLCLHNSSLFALQNLQPWEEESAKIPPVTSLV, from the exons atGGATCCGCCGGCGGGCGCGCAGGGCCAGCACCAGCACGAGCCCATCAGCTTCGGCATCGACCAGATCCTCAACAGCCCCGAGCAGGAGagcgctcccccgccgcccccccggggccCCGACGGCGCGACCTTCctgggcggccccggcggccgcggcggcgcgccctacccggccctgccggcccCCTTCCCGGCCATCGCCGCGCCCTTCGAGGACTCGGGATCTTACAGTGTGAACCTCAGCCTGGCCCCGGCCGGCGTGATCCGGGTGCCGGCGCACAGGCCCATCCCCGGGGCCGTGCCGCCGCCCATCTCCAGCGCCATCCCGGCCATGCCCGCCGTGCCCAGCCTGGGCAGCCTCAACTTCCCCTGGATGGAGAGCAGCAGGCGCTTCGTCAAGGACCGCTTCACAG cggcggcggcgctgacGCCCTTCACGGTGACGCGGCGGATCGGGCATCCCTACCAGAACCGGACCCCGCCGAAGCGCAAGAAGCCGCGGACGTCCTTCTCCCGGGTGCAGATCTGCGAGCTGGAGAAGCGCTTCCACCGGCAGAAGTACCTGGCCTCGGCCGAGCGCGCTGCCCTCGCCAAGTCCCTCAAGATGACGGACGCCCAGGTGAAGACCTGGTTCCAGAACCGGCGCACCAAATGGCG GCGGCAGACGGCGGAGGAGCGGGAGGCCGAGCGGCAGCAGGCGAGCCGGctgatgctgcagctgcagcacgaCGCCTTCCAGAAGTCGCTGAACGAGTCGATCCAGCCCGACCCGCTGTGCCTGCACAACTCGTCGCTGTTCGCGCTGCAGaacctgcagccctgggaggaggagagcgcCAAGATCCCGCCGGTCACCTCCCTCGTCTGA